In a single window of the Pocillopora verrucosa isolate sample1 chromosome 4, ASM3666991v2, whole genome shotgun sequence genome:
- the LOC131778816 gene encoding uncharacterized protein: protein MAIVKIILALALIVEIQFIAVRCSNSFPSPSVTRSEGLKKLFGKDFESDLQSQSLAFTSGTGPRPFANEEVSYTGPSIDLLETDKSGPKDENAGGDVELAYTKSGNKNKHDESHEISSPRVRQIMLLKARATTKATEGDSRKGIVNQDENGYERRPEHSITRVTLRNIFNQIGRKEEKIGDGQSGEEVRDAASGSAIRSETESSGWSTFETAESSSEPEGVTHELDTGSKNEPEFASKNTGASRDQGSGELQFSYGGMRLPQDVKGANVAKVVSESARDKPERTIIKGEGNSGSEKLPFDPVLLFQVRNIRTNVLKAEKQATMELNDVRKEFRAKMEDLQEDLKMVRKLTSNVHRKVGITVKQALAMARQAKTNATNRLAMARKAATALNNIEKKLGVIHTINASRILRSKIPQFPKYSDVTLYQQLLATNRILTKLDGAKVLAIDRAERRFRNEEETGSSISQEVDSLRDELASAEEELSEETDREMEDEREAQEKIQEALERNKLVAKKTAFALTAIENYLEKLQSDEAKLKRFRF from the exons ATGGCTATcgttaaaattattttagcgTTGGCTTTGATTGTTGAAATACAATTCATCGCCGTAAGGTGTTCCAATTCCTTTCCGTCGCCAA GTGTCACCAGATCGGAAGGACTGAAAAAGCTGTTCGGAAAGGATTTCGAAAGCGACTTGCAGTCCCAGTCACTTGCCTTTACTTCGGGAACAGGACCACGGCCTTTTGCCAACGAAGAGGTTAGTTACACAGGACCTTCCATTGACCTTTTGGAGACCGATAAGAGTGGACCTAAAGATGAAAATGCGGGAGGGGATGTGGAATTGGCTTACACTAAATCAGGCAATAAGAACAAGCACGACGAAAGCCACGAGATCTCTTCACCTCGTGTGCGACAAATTATGCTACTGAAAGCGCGAGCCACAACCAAAGCTACGGAAGGAGATTCAAGAAAAGGGATAGTTAACCAAGATGAAAACGGATATGAACGCAGACCTGAGCACAGTATTACAAGAGTAACTCTTCGCAACATATTCAACCAGATAGgtagaaaggaagagaaaattggTGACGGTCAATCTGGCGAGGAGGTGAGGGATGCTGCATCTGGAAGCGCAATTCGTTCAGAAACAGAATCCAGTGGTTGGTCTACATTTGAAACTGCAGAGAGTTCAAGTGAGCCTGAAGGAGTCACACATGAATTAGATACTGGTTCTAAAAACGAGCCAGAATTCGCAAGTAAGAATACAGGAGCATCTAGAGATCAAGGAAGCGGTGAACTTCAGTTCTCTTATGGTGGAATGAGACTTCCACAAGATGTCAAAGGAGCGAATGTCGCCAAGGTTGTGTCAGAATCAGCTCGTGATAAGCCTGAAAGAACTATTataaaaggagaaggaaacaGCGGAAGTGAGAAGCTGCCATTCGATCCCGTACTCCTTTTTCAAGTAAGAAATATCAGAACCAACGTCCTGAAGGCGGAAAAACAGGCAACCATGGAACTAAACGACGTCAGAAAAGAATTCAGAGCTAAAATGGAAGATCTTCAGGAAGACCTAAAGATGGTGAGAAAGCTGACAAGTAATGTCCACAGGAAAGTTGGCATTACAGTTAAACAGGCGCTTGCAATGGCAAGACAAGCGAAGACCAACGCAACCAACAGATTGGCAATGGCACGAA AAGCTGCAACAGCTCTGAACAACATCGAGAAAAAGCTCGGAGTAATTCATACGATTAACGCCTCCAGAATACTTCGCTCAAAGATTCCTCAGTTTCCAAAATACAGTGATGTCACCCTCTACCAACAGCTCCTGGCAACCAACCGAATCTTGACGAAGCTCGATGGCGCTAAAGTCTTGGCGATTGATCGGGCAGAGAGGAGATTTCGCAACGAAGAGGAGACAGGAAGCTCAATCTCACAAGAGGTGGATTCCCTAAGAGATGAATTAGCCTCTGCGGAGGAGGAACTCAGCGAGGAGACGGATCGGGAAATGGAAGATGAGAGAGAGGCACAAGAGAAGATACAAGAGGCTTTGGAAAGGAACAAACTTGTTGCAAAGAAGACGGCATTTGCTCTAACGGCTATTGAGAACTACTTGGAGAAGCTTCAGTCAGACGAGGCTAAGCTTAAGCGGTTCCGATTTTAG
- the LOC131778794 gene encoding protein FAM133A, with protein MRVFHAVVIFASCLLASGSPIIKVKTVKGQKKSYCCYGVVRPFDMMAKAKQGLRALNQVGYSLKQVRQALGIQQKTLEGKLEKAEKKAEDISARVEKALKETMKILTDATKAAAAKLGSVSDATNDLGQLSKDIEETKSHDMISKIREMIAEKPEKEEHDDEKDSKKSIGTEDSKDQSKGDKQHKKLKPKDNIPNALEADETAVARSLLDLQKHEVEEVEKAKDAIHEKAQANKRAFEKTKDLLKEMEDGLLKFGIY; from the exons ATGAGGGTATTTCATGCGGTTGTAATTTTTGCGTCGTGCCTCTTGGCCTCTGGATCACCGATTATCAAAGTGAAAA CGGTAAAAGGTCAAAAGAAGTCTTATTGTTGCTATGGAGTTGTGCGACCATTTGACATGATGGCAAAAGCTAAGCAAGGCTTGCGAGCTTTGAATCAAGTCGGATACTCGCTCAAACAGGTTCGCCAAGCGCTCGGCATTCAACAGAAGACACTCGAAGGAAAACTGGAGAAAGCAGAAAAGAAGGCAGAAGACATAAGTGCAAGAGTGGAAAAAGCACTGAAAGAGACCATGAAGATCTTGACAGACGCCACTAAAGCGGCTGCCGCTAAGCTGGGATCAGTATCAG ATGCCACTAATGATTTGGGACAACTAAGTAAAGACATCGAAGAGACGAAATCACACGACATGATCAGCAAAATAAGAGAAATGATCGCCGAGAAACCGGAAAAGGAGGAACACGATGATGAGAAAGACTCAAAAAAAAGTATAGGCACTGAGGACAGCAAGGACCAATCGAAAGGTgacaaacaacacaaaaaactgaaaccGAAGGACAACATTCCAAATGCGCTCGAAGCAGATGAAACTGCCGTCGCTAGAAGCCTGCTGGACTTACAAAAACACGAGGTCGAAGAGGTAGAAAAGGCGAAAGATGCTATCCACGAAAAAGCGCAAGCAAACAAGCGAGCGTTTGAAAAGACCAAAGACCTCCTGAAGGAGATGGAAGACGGATTATTAAAGTTCGGAATCTATTAA
- the LOC131778810 gene encoding uncharacterized protein isoform X1, producing the protein MKGFAYVLLFAGTLSLSICLPFKRTDTELLKRVKRQAVDGANDDKNETVADRPPGLGGTNIRFPICIYQLGMSNRFRIWDYQITASSAYPSRHLQPHMGRLNNPWGSWCINRRHPGPHYMQIYLGGIVLVSGVITQGARHTPDWVTEYRVSYSLDGQRWDYYKENGTAKVFRGFYFAFTNHFKYRVAARFIRINPQSWNGLILCMRAELIGCSFGQVNLAYNRTAEQSSTEEGDVASKAIDGRLGNGFCSLTQTEDSPWWRLDLGYNTTIKELYIAGPQNGTELKDFEISIGDSLDDNGNINRKCGDKHSVRPGEIKTISCDLTGQYINIQVPESGKALSICEVIPYGMDPSMADFNPYVVLNYVNYVRRLEQLKQLRERQERLRNATLEAQKQGKQLVSQGQQAIGGAQQQGQQAIRQGQQLAGQGQAAVGGAVGQGQAALGGIQNQGQQAWGQAQGMMGGAQGQGQQLLNRFQGQGGGMAGQFQNQFGQLQGQGGGMASQFQNQFGQLQGQGAGMASQFQNQFGQLQGQGAGMLNQLQGQGLGVANQFQGQGQQLASQLQGQGMGMVNQFQGQGRQLANQLQGQGMGMVNQFQGQGQQLASQLQGQGLGVANQLQGQGRQLANQLQGQGMGMANQLQGQGMQVANQLQGQGAAMLGQAQSQLGQLQGQGMGMVNQLQGQGSQLASQLQGQGMGLANQIQGQGMGVVNQLQGQGMGAVNQLQSQGLGMAKGLTSSKDDLIDRAKDFYKKLKPWQKRAEDFYNDKIKGRYFELGMNWFNRGKAYGMKALDVFKESVLSEFTGLASDLGGELSAIGNYDTGDVKGLLDNVDKDKIKELVERVKPLIPEYYEKAKKVAMDVFNEGKTQFEKIKEEVEKEADKAVKMGEGLSAEATGLAEEAKQQGMSAVGDAQRAGESALEQARKTGEGLAQQGQQTLNQVQQQGMGIMNQARQTGMGALNQVRQQGMGALGQVQSFGQQGLQQAQGLQGQLMQTGQGLYGQAQSMGQGLQGQLMQTGQGLYGQAQGMAGGLQNQMMQTGQGLYGQAQGMGQAALQQGMNVGNQLRQQGQGAFQQGLGMAQGLQGQAMNMGQGFQQQGMQLMNQGQQLSQQMAGMGSNYYGQAMNMGQGLQQQGMQLMNQGQQLQQQLAGMGSNYYGQAMGMGQGLYGQGMNMGQGFQQQGQQLMNQGKQMAGQPPSPSQQWQHLMKQGQQLQSQGDALKRQGQQAAGGGSK; encoded by the exons ATGAAAGGATTCGCTTACGTATTGCTATTTGCAGGGACACTGTCGTTGTCAATATGTCTTCCTTTTAAAAGAACGGATACCGAACTGCTGAAAAGAG TTAAAAGGCAAGCCGTGGATGGTGCGAATGATGACAAGAATGAGACAGTTGCCGATCGACCTCCCGGACTGGGTGGTACAAATATCCGATTTCCAA tttgCATATACCAACTGGGCATGTCCAATCGATTCCGCATTTGGGATTATCAAATCACAGCATCTTCTGCATACCCAAGCAGGCACCTGCAGCCCCACATGGGGAGGTTGAATAACCCGTGGGGGTCATGGTGCATCAACAGAAGACATCCAGGACCTCACTACATGCAGATTTATCTCG GCGGAATTGTGTTGGTCAGCGGTGTCATAACTCAAGGAGCGCGCCACACACCCGACTGGGTAACCGAATATCGTGTGAGCTACAGTCTTGATGGTCAGCGGTGGGATTACTATAAAGAAAATGGCACAGCAAAG GTTTTCCGCGGATTCTATTTTGCATTTACCAATCATTTCAAGTACAGGGTGGCTGCTAGATTCATTCGAATTAATCCCCAATCCTGGAACGGATTAATACTGTGCATGCGCGCCGAGCTGATAGGCTGTTCATTCGGCCAAG ttaatttgGCATACAATCGTACAGCTGAACAATCGAGCACTGAGGAAGGAGATGTAGCCTCAAAAGCGATCGACGGAAGGCTAGGCAATG GTTTCTGCTCTTTGACCCAGACCGAGGATAGCCCCTGGTGGCGACTGGACCTGGGATATAATACTACGATAAAAGAGTTATACATTGCTGGACCCCAAAATGGCACTGAGCtaaaagattttgaaataaGCATAGGAGATAGCTTGGATGACAATGGAAACATAAATAGAAAGTGTGGCGATAAACACAGTGTACGACCTGGTGAAATCAAAACCATAAGCTGTGATTTAACCGGACAATATATCAACATTCAGGTCCCTGAGAGCGGAAAAGCGTTGTCCATTTGTGAAGTAATTCCTTATGGAATGG acCCATCCATGGCGGACTTCAATCCATATGTCGTCCTGAACTATGTAAATTATGTTCGTAGGCTAGAGCAATTAAAACAACTTCGAGAGCGACAGGAACGACTGAGAAACGCCACGTTGGAAGCTCAAAAGCAAGGCAAACAGCTTGTTAGTCAGGGTCAACAG GCTATCGGCGGAGCCCAACAACAAGGTCAACAAGCCATCCGTCAAGGTCAACAACTGGCTGGTCAAGGACAAGCTGCCGTGGGTGGAGCCGTCGGCCAAGGTCAAGCAGCTCTTGGCGGCATTCAGA ATCAAGGCCAACAGGCTTGGGGTCAGGCGCAAGGGATGATGGGTGGTGCTCAGGGTCAAGGACAACAGCTTCTGAATCGATTCCAAGGCCAAGGAGGCGGCATGGCGGGTCAGTTCCAAAATCAGTTTGGCCAACTTCAAGGTCAAGGAGGCGGCATGGCAAGTCAGTTTCAAAATCAGTTTGGCCAACTTCAAGGTCAAGGAGCCGGCATGGCAAGTCAGTTCCAAAATCAGTTCGGCCAACTTCAAGGTCAAGGTGCGGGAATGCTGAATCAGTTGCAAGGTCAGGGTTTGGGTGTGGCTAACCAGTTTCAAGGCCAAGGACAACAATTAGCCAGTCAACTTCAAGGCCAAGGTATGGGAATGGTGAATCAATTTCAAGGACAAGGAAGGCAACTGGCCAATCAACTTCAAGGGCAGGGTATGGGAATGGTGAATCAATTTCAAGGCCAAGGACAGCAATTAGCCAGTCAACTACAAGGTCAGGGTTTGGGGGTGGCAAATCAACTCCAAGGACAAGGCAGGCAACTTGCCAATCAACTTCAAGGCCAGGGGATGGGAATGGCAAATCAGCTTCAAGGACAAGGAATGCAAGTGGCCAATCAACTGCAAGGCCAAGGAGCAGCGATGCTTGGTCAAGCACAAAGTCAGCTTGGTCAGCTGCAAGGTCAGGGAATGGGAATGGTAAACCAGCTTCAAGGACAGGGGTCGCAATTAGCCAGTCAACTACAAGGACAGGGAATGGGGTTAGCTAATCAAATTCAAGGACAAGGCATGGGGGTTGTGAATCAGCTGCAGGGCCAAG GGATGGGTGCGGTCAACCAACTCCAAAGCCAAGGACTAGGAATGGCAAAAGGACTGACCAGCTCTAAAGATGATTTGATTGATAGG gCAAAAGACTTCTATAAAAAG TTAAAACCATGGCAAAAAAGAGCAGAAGACTTCTATAATGATAAAATCAAGGGACGTTACTTCGAACTGGGAATGA ATTGGTTTAATCGCGGTAAAGCCTACGGCATGAAAGCTCTTGATGTATTTAAAGAAAGTGTGTTGTCTGAGTTCACTGGGCTGGCAAGTGATCTTGGCGGAGAACTATCAGCAATTGGAAACTATGACACTGGAGACGTGAAGGGACTTCTGGACAATGTTGATAAGGATAAAATAAAGGAACTGGTGGAGAGAGTTAAACCTCTCATTCCCGAGTATTACGAAAAAGCCAAAAAAGTAGCCATGGATGTTTTCAACGAAGGAAAAACTCAGTTCGAAAAGATAAAAGAAGAGGTTGAAAAGGAG GCCGATAAGGCTGTGAAAATGGGTGAAGGTTTGTCTGCAGAGGCGACTGGTTTAGCGGAGGAAGCTAAACAGCAGGGCATGAGTGCTGTTGGAGATGCGCAGAGAGCAGGGGAGTCAGCCCTGGAGCAAGCCAGAAAGACAGGGGAAGGGCTTGCGCAGCAAGGACAACAAACTCTCA ATCAAGTTCAACAACAAGGAATGGGAATAATGAACCAGGCTCGTCAAACCGGTATGGGTGCTTTAAACCAAGTGAGGCAACAAGGAATGGGAGCTTTAGGGCAAGTACAGAGTTTTGGGCAGCAAGGATTGCAGCAG GCACAGGGTCTCCAAGGCCAGCTAATGCAAACTGGTCAAGGACTCTATGGACAAGCTCAAAGTATGGGCCAAGGTCTACAGGGCCAACTCATGCAGACTGGTCAGGGCCTCTATGGGCAAGCTCAGGGAATGGCAGGTGGCCTACAGAATCAAATGATGCAGACTGGGCAGGGATTGTATGGCCAAGCACAGGGCATGGGCCAAGCTGCGCTACAACAAGGAATGAACGTTGGGAATCAGCTGCGGCAGCAAGGACAAGGAGCTTTTCAGCAAGGACTGGGAATGGCCCAAGGTCTCCAAG GGCAAGCAATGAATATGGGTCAAGGATTCCAACAACAAGGAATGCAGCTCATGAATCAAGGACAACAGCTATCGCAACAAATGGCTG
- the LOC131778810 gene encoding uncharacterized protein isoform X2, whose product MKGFAYVLLFAGTLSLSICLPFKRTDTELLKRVKRQAVDGANDDKNETVADRPPGLGGTNIRFPICIYQLGMSNRFRIWDYQITASSAYPSRHLQPHMGRLNNPWGSWCINRRHPGPHYMQIYLGGIVLVSGVITQGARHTPDWVTEYRVSYSLDGQRWDYYKENGTAKVFRGFYFAFTNHFKYRVAARFIRINPQSWNGLILCMRAELIGCSFGQVNLAYNRTAEQSSTEEGDVASKAIDGRLGNGFCSLTQTEDSPWWRLDLGYNTTIKELYIAGPQNGTELKDFEISIGDSLDDNGNINRKCGDKHSVRPGEIKTISCDLTGQYINIQVPESGKALSICEVIPYGMDPSMADFNPYVVLNYVNYVRRLEQLKQLRERQERLRNATLEAQKQGKQLVSQGQQAIGGAQQQGQQAIRQGQQLAGQGQAAVGGAVGQGQAALGGIQNQGQQAWGQAQGMMGGAQGQGQQLLNRFQGQGGGMAGQFQNQFGQLQGQGGGMASQFQNQFGQLQGQGAGMASQFQNQFGQLQGQGAGMLNQLQGQGLGVANQFQGQGQQLASQLQGQGRQLANQLQGQGMGMVNQFQGQGQQLASQLQGQGLGVANQLQGQGRQLANQLQGQGMGMANQLQGQGMQVANQLQGQGAAMLGQAQSQLGQLQGQGMGMVNQLQGQGSQLASQLQGQGMGLANQIQGQGMGVVNQLQGQGMGAVNQLQSQGLGMAKGLTSSKDDLIDRAKDFYKKLKPWQKRAEDFYNDKIKGRYFELGMNWFNRGKAYGMKALDVFKESVLSEFTGLASDLGGELSAIGNYDTGDVKGLLDNVDKDKIKELVERVKPLIPEYYEKAKKVAMDVFNEGKTQFEKIKEEVEKEADKAVKMGEGLSAEATGLAEEAKQQGMSAVGDAQRAGESALEQARKTGEGLAQQGQQTLNQVQQQGMGIMNQARQTGMGALNQVRQQGMGALGQVQSFGQQGLQQAQGLQGQLMQTGQGLYGQAQSMGQGLQGQLMQTGQGLYGQAQGMAGGLQNQMMQTGQGLYGQAQGMGQAALQQGMNVGNQLRQQGQGAFQQGLGMAQGLQGQAMNMGQGFQQQGMQLMNQGQQLSQQMAGMGSNYYGQAMNMGQGLQQQGMQLMNQGQQLQQQLAGMGSNYYGQAMGMGQGLYGQGMNMGQGFQQQGQQLMNQGKQMAGQPPSPSQQWQHLMKQGQQLQSQGDALKRQGQQAAGGGSK is encoded by the exons ATGAAAGGATTCGCTTACGTATTGCTATTTGCAGGGACACTGTCGTTGTCAATATGTCTTCCTTTTAAAAGAACGGATACCGAACTGCTGAAAAGAG TTAAAAGGCAAGCCGTGGATGGTGCGAATGATGACAAGAATGAGACAGTTGCCGATCGACCTCCCGGACTGGGTGGTACAAATATCCGATTTCCAA tttgCATATACCAACTGGGCATGTCCAATCGATTCCGCATTTGGGATTATCAAATCACAGCATCTTCTGCATACCCAAGCAGGCACCTGCAGCCCCACATGGGGAGGTTGAATAACCCGTGGGGGTCATGGTGCATCAACAGAAGACATCCAGGACCTCACTACATGCAGATTTATCTCG GCGGAATTGTGTTGGTCAGCGGTGTCATAACTCAAGGAGCGCGCCACACACCCGACTGGGTAACCGAATATCGTGTGAGCTACAGTCTTGATGGTCAGCGGTGGGATTACTATAAAGAAAATGGCACAGCAAAG GTTTTCCGCGGATTCTATTTTGCATTTACCAATCATTTCAAGTACAGGGTGGCTGCTAGATTCATTCGAATTAATCCCCAATCCTGGAACGGATTAATACTGTGCATGCGCGCCGAGCTGATAGGCTGTTCATTCGGCCAAG ttaatttgGCATACAATCGTACAGCTGAACAATCGAGCACTGAGGAAGGAGATGTAGCCTCAAAAGCGATCGACGGAAGGCTAGGCAATG GTTTCTGCTCTTTGACCCAGACCGAGGATAGCCCCTGGTGGCGACTGGACCTGGGATATAATACTACGATAAAAGAGTTATACATTGCTGGACCCCAAAATGGCACTGAGCtaaaagattttgaaataaGCATAGGAGATAGCTTGGATGACAATGGAAACATAAATAGAAAGTGTGGCGATAAACACAGTGTACGACCTGGTGAAATCAAAACCATAAGCTGTGATTTAACCGGACAATATATCAACATTCAGGTCCCTGAGAGCGGAAAAGCGTTGTCCATTTGTGAAGTAATTCCTTATGGAATGG acCCATCCATGGCGGACTTCAATCCATATGTCGTCCTGAACTATGTAAATTATGTTCGTAGGCTAGAGCAATTAAAACAACTTCGAGAGCGACAGGAACGACTGAGAAACGCCACGTTGGAAGCTCAAAAGCAAGGCAAACAGCTTGTTAGTCAGGGTCAACAG GCTATCGGCGGAGCCCAACAACAAGGTCAACAAGCCATCCGTCAAGGTCAACAACTGGCTGGTCAAGGACAAGCTGCCGTGGGTGGAGCCGTCGGCCAAGGTCAAGCAGCTCTTGGCGGCATTCAGA ATCAAGGCCAACAGGCTTGGGGTCAGGCGCAAGGGATGATGGGTGGTGCTCAGGGTCAAGGACAACAGCTTCTGAATCGATTCCAAGGCCAAGGAGGCGGCATGGCGGGTCAGTTCCAAAATCAGTTTGGCCAACTTCAAGGTCAAGGAGGCGGCATGGCAAGTCAGTTTCAAAATCAGTTTGGCCAACTTCAAGGTCAAGGAGCCGGCATGGCAAGTCAGTTCCAAAATCAGTTCGGCCAACTTCAAGGTCAAGGTGCGGGAATGCTGAATCAGTTGCAAGGTCAGGGTTTGGGTGTGGCTAACCAGTTTCAAGGCCAAGGACAACAATTAGCCAGTCAACTTCAAGGCCAAG GAAGGCAACTGGCCAATCAACTTCAAGGGCAGGGTATGGGAATGGTGAATCAATTTCAAGGCCAAGGACAGCAATTAGCCAGTCAACTACAAGGTCAGGGTTTGGGGGTGGCAAATCAACTCCAAGGACAAGGCAGGCAACTTGCCAATCAACTTCAAGGCCAGGGGATGGGAATGGCAAATCAGCTTCAAGGACAAGGAATGCAAGTGGCCAATCAACTGCAAGGCCAAGGAGCAGCGATGCTTGGTCAAGCACAAAGTCAGCTTGGTCAGCTGCAAGGTCAGGGAATGGGAATGGTAAACCAGCTTCAAGGACAGGGGTCGCAATTAGCCAGTCAACTACAAGGACAGGGAATGGGGTTAGCTAATCAAATTCAAGGACAAGGCATGGGGGTTGTGAATCAGCTGCAGGGCCAAG GGATGGGTGCGGTCAACCAACTCCAAAGCCAAGGACTAGGAATGGCAAAAGGACTGACCAGCTCTAAAGATGATTTGATTGATAGG gCAAAAGACTTCTATAAAAAG TTAAAACCATGGCAAAAAAGAGCAGAAGACTTCTATAATGATAAAATCAAGGGACGTTACTTCGAACTGGGAATGA ATTGGTTTAATCGCGGTAAAGCCTACGGCATGAAAGCTCTTGATGTATTTAAAGAAAGTGTGTTGTCTGAGTTCACTGGGCTGGCAAGTGATCTTGGCGGAGAACTATCAGCAATTGGAAACTATGACACTGGAGACGTGAAGGGACTTCTGGACAATGTTGATAAGGATAAAATAAAGGAACTGGTGGAGAGAGTTAAACCTCTCATTCCCGAGTATTACGAAAAAGCCAAAAAAGTAGCCATGGATGTTTTCAACGAAGGAAAAACTCAGTTCGAAAAGATAAAAGAAGAGGTTGAAAAGGAG GCCGATAAGGCTGTGAAAATGGGTGAAGGTTTGTCTGCAGAGGCGACTGGTTTAGCGGAGGAAGCTAAACAGCAGGGCATGAGTGCTGTTGGAGATGCGCAGAGAGCAGGGGAGTCAGCCCTGGAGCAAGCCAGAAAGACAGGGGAAGGGCTTGCGCAGCAAGGACAACAAACTCTCA ATCAAGTTCAACAACAAGGAATGGGAATAATGAACCAGGCTCGTCAAACCGGTATGGGTGCTTTAAACCAAGTGAGGCAACAAGGAATGGGAGCTTTAGGGCAAGTACAGAGTTTTGGGCAGCAAGGATTGCAGCAG GCACAGGGTCTCCAAGGCCAGCTAATGCAAACTGGTCAAGGACTCTATGGACAAGCTCAAAGTATGGGCCAAGGTCTACAGGGCCAACTCATGCAGACTGGTCAGGGCCTCTATGGGCAAGCTCAGGGAATGGCAGGTGGCCTACAGAATCAAATGATGCAGACTGGGCAGGGATTGTATGGCCAAGCACAGGGCATGGGCCAAGCTGCGCTACAACAAGGAATGAACGTTGGGAATCAGCTGCGGCAGCAAGGACAAGGAGCTTTTCAGCAAGGACTGGGAATGGCCCAAGGTCTCCAAG GGCAAGCAATGAATATGGGTCAAGGATTCCAACAACAAGGAATGCAGCTCATGAATCAAGGACAACAGCTATCGCAACAAATGGCTG